The following proteins are co-located in the Plasmodium vinckei vinckei genome assembly, chromosome: PVVCY_11 genome:
- a CDS encoding 60S ribosomal protein L4, putative, with product MATIRPLANVYGINGKKVVGEVEIPVVFQTPIRNDLIEYIFSNMSKNTRHPYAVKLGAGYETSAESWGTGRAVARIPRVPGGGTHRAGQAAFGNMCRGGGMFNPTKIWRRWGRKINLKEKRYAVCSSIAASGITSLVLARGHRISHLKEVPLVACNDIESMQKTKDALKFLISLGLRDEVNRLIKSKKLRAGKGKMRDRKYKISNGPLIIYNKDSGIKKAFRNIPGVDLCNVEKLNLLKLAPGGSIGRLCIWSEDAFKKLDVIYGKTFQKYITKKNYILPKPIVKNADIYRIINSDQVQASLLDKKNPCKKRTQNKNSLTNFAVRCRLNPAYKLLRALAVRKMKKSVSEDPKVKKEKKAKKKIAKKELQKVNNAYYNAIASSVRRKKKKEEKKAKSKRDENKALTTGAAAGDE from the coding sequence atgGCAACTATAAGACCTCTTGCAAATGTTTATGGCATCAATGGGAAGAAAGTCGTTGGAGAAGTTGAGATTCCTGTTGTGTTTCAAACCCCAATAAGAAATGATTTGAtcgaatatattttcagtAATATGTCTAAAAATACTAGGCATCCATATGCTGTAAAATTAGGAGCAGGTTATGAAACATCAGCAGAATCATGGGGTACAGGAAGAGCAGTAGCTAGAATTCCCAGAGTACCTGGTGGAGGTACCCATAGAGCTGGTCAAGCTGCTTTTGGTAATATGTGTAGAGGTGGTGGTATGTTTAATCCTACTAAAATATGGAGAAGATGGGgaaggaaaataaatttaaaagaaaaaagatatGCTGTTTGTTCATCTATTGCAGCTAGTGGTATTACTTCATTAGTTTTAGCAAGAGGTCATAGAATATCACATTTAAAAGAAGTTCCTTTAGTAGCTTGTAATGATATAGAAAGCATGCAAAAAACCAAAGATGCccttaaatttttaatcaGTTTAGGATTAAGAGATGAAGTTAACCGATTAATTAAATCGAAAAAGTTAAGAGCaggaaaaggaaaaatgAGAGAtagaaaatacaaaataagtAATGGACctcttattatttataataaagattctggaattaaaaaagctTTTAGAAACATTCCAGGTGTTGATTTATGTAatgttgaaaaattaaacttattaaaattagCACCAGGAGGTTCTATTGGTAGATTATGTATATGGAGTGAAGAtgcttttaaaaaattagacgttatttatggaaaaacattccaaaaatatattactaagaaaaattatatattacctAAGCCTATTGTTAAAAATGCTGACATATACAGAATAATTAACAGTGACCAGGTTCAAGCTAGCTTATTAGATAAAAAGAATCCATGCAAAAAGAGAACCCAAAACAAAAACTCATTAACAAACTTTGCTGTTAGATGTAGACTTAACCCAGCATATAAACTATTAAGAGCCTTAGCAGTAcgtaaaatgaaaaagagtGTTTCTGAAGATCcaaaagttaaaaaagaaaagaaagctaagaaaaaaatagcaaaGAAAGAATTACAAAAAGTAAACAATGCATACTATAATGCAATTGCATCATCTGTTagaagaaagaaaaagaaagaagAGAAAAAAGCAAAATCTAAAAgagatgaaaataaagctCTTACAACAGGTGCTGCTGCCGGTGATGAATAA
- a CDS encoding subtilisin-like protease 3, putative, translating to MGIKYFRYMQIWSLIYTVWNIIQFNNVNIIQYNDVNIIQYNDVNIIHNSSGDIIEVSKQNKIEWGKSNIKIRILYQENNKELEVNKDIKTSLYDIFSSIDNDDINNGTVIKIYKNGKKKKLKKSQKINRLIISFKNENKTLKHPDVMNKRFIKLLNYCGKIKKLENINLYLYDVTPNKNVLLIKFCLYALKHNDQVNVEADYKLNPSDYKKLLKKSQKKNNNSLHLNEKNKTFQVNNSSMFKKPYKNLKKCNKINIVEEYNDISEIVKGVKLSNLYEKKNVNVCIIDTGIDYDHTNLKDSIIDMKSTEGNYYQKKKQNNKYNFLDRSNPLDEHGHGTFIAGIVAGNINNTDNDTKEGIQGINTMAKLIICKALNNNNVGNVSDILDCFDYCVEKNAKIINASFSSTKNYPSLYYAMKELEKKGILVITSSGNCLQKSDESSNVEVQPESNNEAMQTHGYNECNLNLAKLYPPAYSPNLTNLLVVSNIIKDSNNNIVLSSDSCYSNKYVQFGVPGNDILSTHINNQYATSSGSSFSAAVVTGAISLLLSINPNFNYKEIIELIKKAIVPVNNLKDKVKWGGYLNVHLLVKLAIEKMQLELKE from the coding sequence ATGggaattaaatattttcgatatatgcaaatatgGTCTTTGATATATACTGTTTGGAATATAATCCAGTTTAATAATGTAAACATAATTCAATATAAtgatgtaaatataattcagTATAAtgatgtaaatataattcataaTAGTTCGGGAGACATTATTGAAGTTAGCAAACAGAATAAGATAGAATGGGGAAAgagtaatataaaaataagaatattatatcaagaaaataataaagaattagaagtaaataaagatataaagACAAgtttatatgatatattttcaagCATTGACAATGatgatattaataatggaactgttataaaaatttataaaaatggaaagaaaaagaaattaaaaaagtctcaaaaaataaatagattaattataagttttaaaaatgaaaataagaCGTTAAAACATCCAGATGTTATGAATAAAAGATTTATTAAGTTGCTTAATTATTGTggcaaaattaaaaagttagaaaatataaatttatatctttatgATGTAACTCCAAATAAGaatgtattattaataaagtTTTGTTTATATGCTTTAAAACATAATGACCAAGTTAATGTTGAGGCTGATTATAAACTTAATCCATCAGATTATAAAAAGCTTTTAAAGAAAtcccaaaaaaaaaataacaactCTTTACATttgaatgaaaaaaataaaacctttcaagtaaataattcatctatgtttaaaaaaccttataaaaatttaaaaaaatgtaataaaataaatattgtcgaagaatataatgatataagTGAAATTGTTAAAGGAGTGAAGTTGtctaatttatatgaaaaaaaaaatgtcaaTGTTTGTATCATAGATACAGGAATAGATTATGACCACACTAATTTAAAAGATTCCATTATTGATATGAAATCTACTGAAggaaattattatcaaaaaaaaaaacaaaataataaatataattttcttgaTAGATCTAACCCATTAGATGAACATGGGCATGGTACCTTTATAGCAGGTATTGTTGCaggaaatataaacaatacTGACAATGATACTAAAGAAGGAATACAAGGAATAAATACGATGgctaaattaataatttgtaaagctttaaataataacaatgtTGGTAATGTAAGTGATATATTAGATTGTTTTGATTATTgtgtagaaaaaaatgcaaaaattattaatgcAAGTTTTTCTAgcacaaaaaattatcctTCTTTATATTATGCAATGAAGGagttagaaaaaaaaggaattcTCGTTATTACATCATCGGGAAATTGTTTACAAAAAAGTGATGAATCCTCAAACGTGGAAGTACAACCAGAGAGTAATAACGAAGCTATGCAAACACATGGATATAATGAAtgtaatttaaatttagcAAAATTATATCCCCCTGCTTATTCCCCAAATCTAACAAACCTATTAGTTGTATCTAACATTATTAAAgattcaaataataatattgttttatcGAGTGATTCATGttatagtaataaatatgttcaATTTGGAGTACCAGGAAATGATATTTTATCTACCCATATTAATAATCAGTATGCTACAAGTAGTGGTTCTTCTTTTTCAGCTGCTGTTGTTACAGGAGCcatttcattattactTTCAATAAATCCCAActttaattataaagaaattattgaattaattaaaaaggcAATAGTACCagtaaataatttgaaaGACAAAGTAAAATGGGGAGGATATCTAAATGTCCATTTGCTTGTTAAGCTAGCGATAGAGAAAATGCAACTCGAATTGAAGGAATGA
- a CDS encoding subtilisin-like protease 1, putative, which yields MSAHTDLMRQEKENKEKDVKKIIEDLRFLEKVDAILENSNMTIDDIEADEDAYNPDDDAPKEELKKIEMEKKKAEEEEKHSKKKIEEKKNKSLRLIVSENHTTSPSFFEESIIQEDFMSFIQSKGDIVNLKNLKSMIIELNSDMTDKELEDYITLLKKKGAHVESDELVGADSIYVDIIKEAVKRGDTSIDFKKIHSNMLEVENKTYDKFEKPKNSKKNYVFNDEYRNLQWGLDLARLDDAQELIENNVVESAKVCVVDSGIDYTHPDIKDSIYVNLKELNGKNGVDDDNNGIVDDIYGANYVSNNGDPWDDHNHGTHVAGIISAVGNNSIGVVGVNTKSKLVICKALDDKKLGRLGNIFKCIDYCISKNVSIINGSFSFDEYSTVFSSTIEYLGKMGILFVVSASNCFHPSNSIPDIKKCDLSVNAKYPSVLSPQYDNLLVVANLKKKTNDEYAVSINSFYSDIYCQVSAPGSNIYSTATRRSYMELSGTSMASPHVAGIASIVLSINPELTYKQVIDILKNSVVKLASHKNKVKWGGYIDIVKAVGNAISSKNSYIRSQGISIWKKSKRN from the coding sequence ATGTCGGCACATACAGATTTAATGAGAcaggaaaaagaaaataaagaaaaggatgtaaaaaaaataattgaagATTTACGATTTTTAGAAAAAGTTGATGcaattttagaaaataGTAACATGACAATTGATGATATTGAAGCAGATGAAGATGCATATAATCCAGATGATGATGCACCAAaagaagaattaaaaaaaatagaaatggaaaagaaaaaagcggaagaagaagaaaaacactctaaaaaaaaaatcgaagaaaaaaaaaataaatctttAAGATTAATTGTTAGTGAGAATCATACAACTAGTccatcattttttgaagAATCAATTATTCAAGAAGATTTTATGTCATTTATTCAAAGTAAAGGAGATattgtaaatttaaaaaatttaaaatctATGATAATTGAATTAAATTCAGATATGACAGATAAAGAATTAGAAGAttatataacattattaaaaaaaaaaggagcACATGTAGAATCCGATGAATTAGTAGGAGCAGATTCTATATATGTAGACATTATAAAAGAGGCAGTAAAAAGAGGGGATACATCTATCGATTTTAAAAAGATACACTCAAATATGTTAGAAgtagaaaataaaacatatgataaatttgaaaaacctaaaaattcaaaaaaaaattatgtttttaatGATGAATATAGAAATTTACAATGGGGTTTAGATTTAGCTCGTTTAGATGATGCCCAAGAGTTgatagaaaataatgtagTTGAAAGTGCAAAAGTATGTGTAGTAGATAGTGGTATAGATTATACTCACCCAGATATAAAAGACAGtatttatgtaaatttaaaagaattaaatggaaaaaatggtgttgatgatgataataatggAATAGTTGATGATATCTATGGTGCTAATTATGTAAGTAACAATGGAGATCCATGGGATGATCACAATCATGGAACTCATGTTGCAGGTATCATTTCAGCTGTTGGAAATAATTCTATTGGTGTGGTTGGAGTAAATACAAAATCGAAATTAGTTATTTGTAAAGCTTtagatgataaaaaattaggTAGATTaggtaatatatttaaatgtatTGATTATTGTATTAGTAAGAATGTTAGTATTATTAATGGAAGTTTTTCTTTTGATGAATATAGTACTGTATTTAGTTCAACAATTGAGTATTTAGGAAAAATGggaattttatttgttgtTTCTGCAAGTAATTGTTTCCATCCTTCAAATTCTATCccagatataaaaaaatgtgattTATCTGTTAATGCTAAATATCCATCAGTACTTTCACCACAATATGACAATCTTCTTGTTGTTGCaaacttaaaaaagaaaacaaatgaTGAATATGCAGTTTCTATCAACTCCTTTTATAGTGATATTTACTGTCAAGTTTCAGCACCAGgttcaaatatttattctaCTGCTACCCGCCGTTCATATATGGAATTAAGTGGGACATCTATGGCTTCTCCTCATGTTGCTGGAATTGCTTCGATCGTTTTATCAATCAATCCTGAATTGACATATAAACAAGTTATagacattttaaaaaattcagtTGTAAAATTGGCATcccataaaaataaagttaaaTGGGGTGGATATATAGACATAGTAAAGGCAGTGGGAAATGCTATATCCTCAAAGAATTCATACATAAGATCCCAAGGCATTAGTATATGGAAGAAATCGAAAAGAAATTAA
- a CDS encoding cell differentiation protein, putative — protein sequence MMNDNGLNNSHKMNNTNNLASSNNRSNMFQNRGGINQNAANPNIPIAPSNNIHHINAQGNANNNIIGSGINNYNANGVNMHNMANSKMNNNNISNSNNNNINNGEMGMSNNFNNAHVNPGSSIRVAPNDDEEKKKIYQLIFDLCFSEKRESALLELSRKREKYHDIAPVLWNSFGTITTLLQEIVSIYPQLSPPLLTTSSSNRVCNSLALLQCVASHPETKQHFLNAHIPLFLYPFLNAESKNRPFEYLRLTSLGVIGALVKVDNPDVINFLLQTEIIPLCLRIMETGSELSKTVATFIVQKILIDELGLNYICATPERFYAVSTVLSNMVNALVENPSSRLLKHIVRCYLRLSENPRALEALKCCLPDSLKHINKAFIPCLKEDPYTKKWLIQLLYNINNAEQTQNVSNHLNALNNMHIHHVGPQNISNPHPVNSNSHINNLTKNNYNNIPPNMNDTIMQENNNIKSSNTGNKNNTNNYKDQNNATNIGSNSNSNNISNIPNKSNHSKSGSSNIPTMLSNNSQHGNSQNAATSNINNSNNSKTGSTNSDNITKNIAMSGNNNTSSINVGNNIDVSNTSNNAEIETVPTNGSNNTPSTSANADTTITTNNSK from the coding sequence atgatgaatGACAATGGTTTGAATAATAGCCATAAAATGAACAACACAAATAATTTGGCTAGCAGTAATAATCGAAGTAACATGTTTCAAAATCGTGGTGGAATAAATCAAAACGCTGCGAATCCCAATATTCCAATTGCTCcatcaaataatattcaCCATATAAATGCACAAGGaaatgcaaataataatatcattGGGTCAGGAATTAACAATTACAATGCTAATGGtgtaaatatgcataatatggctaattcaaaaatgaataataataatattagtaacagtaacaataataatataaataatggaGAAATGGGAATGTccaacaattttaataatgctCATGTAAATCCAGGATCTTCTATTCGCGTTGCACCAAATGATGAtgaagagaaaaaaaaaatatatcaattaatatttgatttatgtttttctgaaaaaagagaaagTGCATTATTAGAATTGTCGAGAAAGAGAGAAAAATATCATGATATTGCACCTGTATTATGGAATTCTTTTGGAACTATAACGACCTTATTACAAGAAATTGTGTCGATATATCCACAATTATCACCACCCTTATTAACAACATCTTCATCAAATCGAGTTTGTAATTCATTGGCTTTGTTACAATGTGTTGCTTCACACCCAGAAACAAaacaacattttttaaatgcaCATAtaccattatttttatatcccTTTTTAAATGCAGAATCAAAAAATAGAccttttgaatatttacGTCTAACGTCTCTAGGTGTCATTGGTGCATTAGTTAAAGTTGATAATCCAGATGTaatcaattttttattacaaacAGAAATAATACCATTATGCTTACGAATCATGGAAACAGGAAGTGAACTATCTAAAACAGTTGCTACATTTATtgttcaaaaaatattaatagatGAATTAggattaaattatatatgtgccACACCTGAAAGATTTTATGCAGTATCAACAGTTTTATCAAATATGGTTAATGCATTAGTTGAAAATCCATCATCAAGattattaaaacatatagTTCGTTGTTATTTGAGATTGTCTGAAAACCCAAGAGCTTTAGAAGCATTAAAATGTTGTTTACCTGATTCTTTGaaacatattaataaagCTTTTATTCCATGCCTTAAAGAAGATccatatacaaaaaaatggcTAATTCAGTtactttataatattaacaatGCAGAACAAACACAAAATGTTTCGAATCATCTTAATGCactaaataatatgcatattcaTCATGTCGGACcacaaaatatttcaaaccCTCATCCTGTAAATTCAAATagtcatataaataatttgacaaaaaataattataataatattccaCCAAACATGAATGATACTATAATgcaagaaaataataatatcaaaAGTAGTAATacaggaaataaaaataataccaACAATTATAAAGATCAAAATAATGCAACTAATATCGGTTCCAATTCGAATAGTAATAACATTTCAAACATACCTAACAAATCAAATCATTCAAAATCAGGATCAAGTAATATACCTACTATGCTTTCAAATAATAGTCAACATGGTAATTCACAAAATGCTGCTACatcaaatattaataatagtaataattcaaaaacGGGTTCTACAAATAGCgataatataacaaaaaatattgccATGTCAggcaataataatactagTTCAATTAATGTtggtaataatatagatgTTTCTAATACATCTAACAATGCAGAAATAGAAACTGTTCCAACAAATGGATCTAATAACACACCCTCAACTTCTGCTAATGCAGATACTACTATAACTACTAACAatagtaaataa
- a CDS encoding nuclear protein localization protein 4, putative: MSKIIVRLRCVTGIYRIEIEKDKKLIELKNKINEVLNVPVEKQKIYLFGYSNEALNNDWITLDEYNMQNGCIVELKSEIKPTYKKSTNNATPNNKDGDDSLEKKSTTNTNANKSKNENDNKSGYSKNVNSGEDKLKKENNENEPNFKSFDYFLKLRGYNTTDLPLNNEYKSIYLVKGQLNKIPLSVTLKHQEYRHVDHLELMNIEEIKNFVHYWCYENHMLEQRIGWMYGYYKEDTHYNLGIRAVCECIYEPPQFCEADQVRLLPDDFMDNVDLIANKLGLEKIGIIFTHLPRKEYLASHELVNIAKLQLSNLKKNMHYTNYSISNFITCTISPDPLLNNEPITNAFMVSDLGMSLIRDNLIDEIQDDPSHIKLRNPNKHELLPQILEGGKETNKFDTDWFIIRVNDSAPKVVRSIFKNYHFPRENRNKPQTAYDVKEYFSSSKLDRGVNGKSRCSDFHLIIFAAKVLDIETALVLCDAVVNNKEIDPIIEEMLTSIVI, translated from the coding sequence ATGAGCAAAATAATTGTGAGGTTGCGATGTGTGACGGGAATATACAGAATTGAAATcgaaaaagataaaaaattaattgaattaaaaaataaaattaatgaagTTTTAAATGTACCAgtagaaaaacaaaaaatatatttattcggTTATTCAAATGAGgctttaaataatgattgGATAACTCTTGATGAGTATAATATGCAAAATGGATGTATTGTAGAATTAAAAAGTGAAATAAAAcctacatataaaaaaagtacaaATAATGCCACTCCTAACAATAAAGATGGTGATGACAGTTTAGAGAAAAAATCCACGACAAATACTAATGCAAATAAgtcaaaaaatgaaaatgataataaatcaggatatagtaaaaatgtaaatagtGGAGAAGataaactaaaaaaagaaaataatgaaaatgaaccAAATTTCAAATcatttgattattttttaaaattaagaGGATATAATACAACAGATTTAccattaaataatgaatacaaatctatatatttagtaaaaggacaattaaataaaataccaTTAAGTGTAACATTAAAACATCAAGAGTATAGACATGTAGACCATTTAGAATTAATGAATattgaagaaataaaaaattttgttcattattGGTGTTATGAAAACCATATGCTTGAACAAAGAATTGGATGGATGTATGGATATTATAAAGAAGATACACATTATAATTTAGGAATACGAGCTGTTTGtgaatgtatatatgaGCCACCACAATTTTGTGAAGCTGATCAAGTCAGATTATTACCTGACGATTTTATGGATAATGTTGATTTAATTGCAAACAAATTAGGATTAGAAAAAATTggaataatttttactCATCTGCCAAGAAAAGAATATCTAGCTTCTCACGAATTAGTAAATATAGCTAAATTACAATTATctaacttaaaaaaaaatatgcattataCTAATTATAGTatatcaaattttattacatgTACAATATCACCTGATCCATTATTAAACAATGAACCAATTACAAATGCCTTTATGGTATCAGATTTAGGGATGAGTTTGATAAGAGATAATTTAATTGATGAAATACAAGATGATCCATctcatataaaattaagaaaCCCAAATAAACATGAATTACTACCTCAAATTTTAGAAGGAGGTaaagaaacaaataaatttgataCTGATTGGTTTATAATACGTGTTAATGATTCAGCACCAAAAGTTGTACGctctatttttaaaaattaccATTTCCCAAGAgaaaatagaaataaacCTCAAACTGCTTATGATGttaaagaatatttttcaagTAGTAAATTAGATAGGGGTGTTAATGGAAAATCTAGATGCTCtgattttcatttaattatttttgcaGCAAAAGTTTTAGATATTGAAACAGCTTTAGTTTTATGTGATGCTGTagttaataataaagaaatagatCCTATTATTGAAGAAATGCTTACATCTATAGTAATATAA
- a CDS encoding 6-cysteine protein has translation MAGVKNVIASVLVIAVLCLNGITSKRSIDLSISETTTIKLTVTPGETLEFACPYTNKGVQGLVLNHKEKNNYDENLLCFEYVSVMNQPYRIQDYVRGAYNIKTNLEGNVRRSEFTVPPIVVNTRNFSCHCYMETGNKVVRKVLQVYISGRSQKIPGCDFNYDYRSSTAITINNATNYRVNKVCEAYPKSGNDLVLLCPLNYTVKPDNCFTNVYVKKENNSDNENRVNNNRWDENNYNVVNSSTLFDRELITHGDQNSVFTKLPATSKAISFSCLCQSPDGEDVLMMNVYMNKVQNNYYRDSRSYVNHNEEVSTTSYYKSSKTTSNAFVSIVSKISVFIFLVSYYIFF, from the coding sequence ATGGCTGgtgtaaaaaatgtaatagcAAGTGTATTAGTAATTGCTGTACTTTGCTTAAATGGAATCACAAGCAAACGATCGATTGATTTATCCATTTCAGAAACCACTACTATTAAATTAACTGTAACACCAGGAGAGACACTCGAATTTGCATGCccatatacaaataaaggAGTACAAGGACTAGTTCTAAATCATAAAGAGAAAAACaattatgatgaaaatttattatgttttgaATATGTATCAGTAATGAACCAACCATATAGAATACAAGATTATGTTCGTGgtgcatataatataaaaactaaTTTAGAAGGTAATGTCCGTAGATCTGAATTTACTGTTCCCCCTATTGTTGTAAACACTCGAAATTTTTCATGTCACTGTTACATGGAAACAGGAAATAAAGTTGTCAGAAAAGTATTAcaagtatatatttcagGTCGTTCACAAAAAATACCAGGATGTGATTTTAATTATGATTATAGATCATCTACAGCTATAACTATAAATAATGCTACAAACTATCGTGTAAACAAAGTATGTGAAGCATATCCAAAAAGTGGAAACGATCTTGTATTGTTATGTCCCCTTAATTATACTGTAAAACCTGACAATTGTTTTACTAATGTATATGttaaaaaggaaaacaATAGTGATAACGAAAATAgggtaaataataatagatgggatgaaaataattataatgttGTTAACTCATCAACTCTTTTTGATAGAGAATTAATTACACATGGAGATCAAAACTCtgtatttacaaaattacCTGCGACTAGTAAGGCAATATCTTTTTCTTGTCTATGTCAATCACCGGATGGGGAAGATGTTTTAATGAtgaatgtatatatgaacaaagttcaaaataattattatagaGATTCGAGATCCTATGTAAATCATAATGAAGAAGTTTCAACTACATCTTATTATAAATCAAGCAAAACAACTAGTAATGCTTTTGTTTCTATTGTTAGTAAAATCTCtgtttttatctttttagtaagttattacattttcttttaa